The DNA sequence TGCCCGCGCGCCAGATGCCACAGCCGTTCGCCCATGCCGCCGAAACGCAGGATCAGGTCGTCCTTTTCCCAGCGCAGGAGATCCGAAAAGGTGCGCACGCCAGCCTTTTCCAGCGCCGCCTGCGTCACCGCCCCGACGCCCCAGATCATGCTGACGGGCTTGTCCCGCAGAAAGGCGCCGGTCTCGGCCCGCCCGATTACGGAAAAGCCATGCGGTTTGTCGATGTCCGAAGCGATCTTGGCCAGAAACTTGTTGTGGCTCAACCCGATGGAGCCGGTCAGCCCCAGCTCGGTTTTCATGCGCCGCACCAGCCGCGCCAGCATCATGGCGGGTGCCGCACCGTGCAGCCGAGTGGTGCCTGTCATGTCCAGAAACGCCTCGTCCAGCGAGAGGGGTTCGATGGCCGGGGTCAGATCCTGCATCATCTCGCGGATGGCGCGCGAGGCTTCGACATAGGCTGCCATCCGGGGCTTTATGATCACCGCCTCGGGACACAGCTGAAGTGCCTTGAACATCGGCATGGCAGATCGCACGCCCCGGATGCGCGCCACGTAGCACGCGGTAGAGACGACGCCGCGCCGTCCGCCGCCGATGATCACGGGCTTGCCCGCCAGCGCCGGGTTGTCTCGCTTCTCCACCGAGGCGTAGAAGGCGTCGCAATCCATGTGGGCGATGGTCAGTTCCATCAACTCGGGGTGGGTCAGGACGCGCGGGCTGCCGCAGGCGGTGCAGCGCGCCACGGCAGGCAGTTCTTTCAGACAGTCACGACAGAGGCTCGCCATCTTGGCACACACGACAAAAGGGTTATGTAGGCAATGTAGCGTTCGTGCGAAGGAAAGAACATGGGGCACGAAGACGCCTTTGACGGTGCCAAGCTCGCCCTGTTCATCGGCGGGAAACTGGCCGTGATCCTGCGGGATGACATCCCCGAACTGCCCTTTGCGGGGTATTGGGATCTGCCCGGAGGGGGGCGGGAAGGCGCGGAAGGGCCGCTGGCCTGTGCCTTGCGTGAATGTCGCGAGGAACTGGGCCTGCAGGTGCCCGAAGAGGCGGTCACATGGCAGCAGCGGTTCACCGAGGATGGCCGGGTCAAGTGGTTCTTCGTCGCGGAGCAGCCGTCACGGATTGCCGAGGACATCGTGTTTGGCGATGAAGGTCAGTGCTGGACCCTGATGACACCCGAAGAATTCCTGATGCACCCCAAAGCGGTGCCGGCGTTTCAGGCCCGGCTTCGCTTGTTCCTCAATCCCGGCAGAAGAGATGAGGTCTGAATCGCCATGCGTTTTTGCAAGAAAGCCCCCCGCTGTCTGAAGCGGGGGGAGTTGACGAACTTCAGGAAGAACCAGTTCGTCGGGGAGTATCACCTGGCAAAAGGTTAACACTACCTCGCCATTTCCACCTAGTCGGGAATTCCTGACCCCGCCGATCAGAACGCCCTTGTTGTCATTTATGTTACAGTCTGTGGTTGAATTCTGGGCGGGCCAGGCGGCGTTTCACTTCACCGCAGGGCGTTTGGCCGCACCACCTGTGGGCTGCGCATCTCCGCCAGAATGTCCTCTGTTGCCTGCCGGGGGTCGGGCGCCTGCCATACCGGGCGACCGACAACCACGTGGTCTGCCCCCGCCGCGATGGCCTGGGCAGGTGTCATGATGCGTTTCTGATCCCCTGCGGCACTGCCCACGGGCCGAACGCCGGGGGTAACGATCAGCTTGCCCGCCGCTTCGGGCAGGGCGCGGACCATGGCCGCCTCGTGCGGGGAACATATGATGCCATCCGCCCCGGCCTCAAAGGCATGCGCAGCGCGGGTCTGGACAAGGTCGGCGATGGTCCCGTCGCGGATCAGGGCGCCGTCCAGATCGGCGCGGTCCAGAGATGTGAGTATGGTAACGGCGAGGATCTTGGTCTCGCGCTGGCCCACACCCGCGCGCGCGGCGGACACGACGTAGGGGTCGCCATGCACGGTCAGGAAATCAAGGTCGAACTGGGCCAGGCCGCGCACTGCCGCCTCGACCGTGGCCCCGATGTCAAAGAGCTTCATGTCGAGAAAGATGCGCTTGCCATGCTCCTGCTTGAGTTCATTGGCCAGCGCGAAACCGCCACCCGTCAGCATGCCCAGGCCGATCTTGTAGAAACTGACTGCATCCCCCAGCTTTTCCGCAAGGGACAGCCCCGAAAGGGCATCGGGAACATCAAGGGCAACGATCAGGCGGTCATCGGTCATCTGGGATCCTTGGCTGGCGCGGGCAAACGCCTGGGACGTAGACGGTTTCAGCGCAGCCTGTCCAGTGAAAACGCGGCGATACAATAGGCGCCAGTGTATTCCGGCAAAAAAAGACCCGGATCCGCTTGTGCGCGATCCGGGTCAGTGTGTCAGAGACAGTGCAGGCAGGCATTCGTCTCTGATGGTGGGGCGGCTACGGGACAGAATAGCAGCGGCACCCCACAATTCGCGCGGTCAGGCAGGTGATGCGCGAAAACTCATTCGGTAGGTCAGGCGGCGCGGTTGCCGGGGAGGGCTATCAGGCTTTCCAGCCAACGCCGCGGGTCGAAGCTTGGCCGACCGGCACGCTGTTTGGCGGCGCGACGGACCCTCTCGGAGTACATTCCCGTACCCCTGTCGTCGCGGCGTTCGGCCTGCGTGCGAAGCCCTTTGGCTGCCTGTTCGAAGCTCATGGTGATCGGGGCGCTGATGGCGCAGGGATATTTCCGGCTTTTGCCATCGCGGGTCACTGTGACCAGCGCCTCGAAGGTCTGCTCCGCAGGATTATAGATCACGTCTGACAACTGAATACTGGTATTCTGCATGATGGTTACCTCGTGGGTTCATGATCACTATCGCATGACGTCTTATTTTCTAAAGGTATAAACGATTGTGTTGCGAAATGGTTTCATCTTTCTCACCGCTTTCTGTTAATAAACAGGATTTATCCTTTAATAACAGTAAAATAATTGTGCATAACTTTTTTGTTGCAGATATCTAAAGTGGTGATAACCGGACGTTTCTTCTGCAATCTCAACGCGTTCAGGTTGTGGGCAGCGTCCGCCGAAGCCACAACATGTAGTGGCCCTGCGCGAACTTAATATGACGTCAGGCTCTTGATTTCAGCGGCCTGCTCCCCAAATCCAGATCGAGGTCCGACAGGATGCATGCCGCCAAGCCGGGTGTATCCGCCCACGGACGCTTTGCAAAAGGAGAGA is a window from the Sulfitobacter sp. THAF37 genome containing:
- a CDS encoding NUDIX hydrolase, with the protein product MGHEDAFDGAKLALFIGGKLAVILRDDIPELPFAGYWDLPGGGREGAEGPLACALRECREELGLQVPEEAVTWQQRFTEDGRVKWFFVAEQPSRIAEDIVFGDEGQCWTLMTPEEFLMHPKAVPAFQARLRLFLNPGRRDEV
- a CDS encoding DNA polymerase IV, with the translated sequence MASLCRDCLKELPAVARCTACGSPRVLTHPELMELTIAHMDCDAFYASVEKRDNPALAGKPVIIGGGRRGVVSTACYVARIRGVRSAMPMFKALQLCPEAVIIKPRMAAYVEASRAIREMMQDLTPAIEPLSLDEAFLDMTGTTRLHGAAPAMMLARLVRRMKTELGLTGSIGLSHNKFLAKIASDIDKPHGFSVIGRAETGAFLRDKPVSMIWGVGAVTQAALEKAGVRTFSDLLRWEKDDLILRFGGMGERLWHLARGQDRRRVSAHEPVKSISKETTFGEDTGDADILDGHIWRLSVQVADRAKAKGMAGRIVTLKLKHANFKTVTRRVSLPDHTQLADRIYRQAHALFVQLDDPGPFRLIGVGISDLGTPDGADLAGDLLDPQAGQRSRAERATDSIRRRFGEKAIVKGRALR
- the pyrF gene encoding orotidine-5'-phosphate decarboxylase is translated as MTDDRLIVALDVPDALSGLSLAEKLGDAVSFYKIGLGMLTGGGFALANELKQEHGKRIFLDMKLFDIGATVEAAVRGLAQFDLDFLTVHGDPYVVSAARAGVGQRETKILAVTILTSLDRADLDGALIRDGTIADLVQTRAAHAFEAGADGIICSPHEAAMVRALPEAAGKLIVTPGVRPVGSAAGDQKRIMTPAQAIAAGADHVVVGRPVWQAPDPRQATEDILAEMRSPQVVRPNALR
- a CDS encoding orotidine 5-phosphate decarboxylase; translated protein: MQNTSIQLSDVIYNPAEQTFEALVTVTRDGKSRKYPCAISAPITMSFEQAAKGLRTQAERRDDRGTGMYSERVRRAAKQRAGRPSFDPRRWLESLIALPGNRAA